In the Dyella humicola genome, TTGCGTATGCTCGATGCGGACTTCGAGGCTCGCCTGAAAATGGCCCGCGATGCGGGAGAGCTGAAGCAAGACGCTGATCCTGGAGCGCTCGCCGTGCTCGCTTCCGCGACCATGCATACGATTGCCATCCGTGCCCGGGCGGGCGTGCCTCGGAAGGACCTGAGGAAGCTTGCGCGAAAGGCGGTGAGCGTGATCTGCGGATGAACAGTGGGCGGCAGAGAGTACGCTTTGAGGGCGGTCGGCCGGGCCGCGGCTCGCACCTCATTGGAGCTATCAGCGTCAGCGGGTCATTGACCGCGACTTCGGTGAAAGCTCATCGGATGACGGAGCACGATGCTTGTCTGACTCGTGAGGCGAGTCATGCCTGACTCCCTCCCCGACATCATCGCTCCGCATCTAACCGTGCTGTTCTGCGGCATCAACCCCGGAATGATGGCGGCGGCCACCGGGCATCATTTTGCCGGACGCGCGAATCGGTTCTGGCGAGTGATTCATCTTGCCGGCTTCACTGCGCAGGAAATCCTGCCCGAAAACGACCGCCTGATCCTTCGAAACCACTGTGGCCTGACGTCGGTGGTAAAACGGCCAACAGCACGGGCAGATCAGCTGTCGCCCGAAGATTTCATTTCTTCTGCCGCCGGGTTCGAGCAAAAGGTCGGGCGCTATGCACCGCGTTTCGTCGCCTTTCTCGGCAAGGCGGCGTACGCCGCGTTATCGGGTCAACGAGAGGTCGCCTGGGGTTTGCAAGCCGCGACCATCGAGCACTCTGCCATTTGGGTACTACCCAATCCCAGCGGGCGGAATCGCGCGTTTTCGCTCGATCAACTGGTCGAGGCTTACCGCCAACTCTATCTGGCGGCAGGTTAGCGTTTAGCGTCAGAAGCTCGTCGAACGAAATGCTTCTGCCGCAACTCTGGTGCACCAAGGGCATGCAAAGCAGCGCTCTGCCGGCCGTGCATCAGCGCGCGGTGAAGACCGCCTGGCAAAACCATTAGGCGCTTGTCAGCACGGGGCCAGATACGTACCGATTATTCGGCACGCGCCATCGCCACGGCAGATCTTTTGCCAGTCGGATGCCGACTCGAGGTCCACCCGAGAGGTTTTCCGGTGCCGCGATACCGTCGTCAATGATGGCGTAGCCATCACGCGCGCCGGCTAGATCAATGCCATTTTGCTCCCCGGTAATGCCCATCGCCTGTGTCAGGCGAGCCGGCCCCCGGCACAGGTCGCGATCCTTGGTCCCCCAGGGACGCGCTTCGCGCATTCGCTCCAGGCCATGCAAAGGCTCGATCGCCCGGATAAGCACGCCGTCGCCCGCCGGCGTGCACACGCAATTGCAACACCAATGCATGCCATAGGTGAAGTAAACATACATATGCCCCGCAGGGCCAAACATGATGGCGTTTCTCGCGGTTTTGCCACGAAAGGTGTGCGCTGCCGGGTCGACCGAACCGACATAGGCCTCTACCTCGACGATACGACCTGCCCGACCGTCGGCGGAGGCCAGTATTTTATTGAGCAACTGCGGCGCCACCGTGGTTGCTGGCTGTTCGTAGAACGATCGCAAGAGG is a window encoding:
- a CDS encoding DNA-3-methyladenine glycosylase: MSKGSHRAVAWPGAVLLRSFYEQPATTVAPQLLNKILASADGRAGRIVEVEAYVGSVDPAAHTFRGKTARNAIMFGPAGHMYVYFTYGMHWCCNCVCTPAGDGVLIRAIEPLHGLERMREARPWGTKDRDLCRGPARLTQAMGITGEQNGIDLAGARDGYAIIDDGIAAPENLSGGPRVGIRLAKDLPWRWRVPNNRYVSGPVLTSA
- the mug gene encoding G/U mismatch-specific DNA glycosylase, with amino-acid sequence MPDSLPDIIAPHLTVLFCGINPGMMAAATGHHFAGRANRFWRVIHLAGFTAQEILPENDRLILRNHCGLTSVVKRPTARADQLSPEDFISSAAGFEQKVGRYAPRFVAFLGKAAYAALSGQREVAWGLQAATIEHSAIWVLPNPSGRNRAFSLDQLVEAYRQLYLAAG